The Chthoniobacterales bacterium genome includes a region encoding these proteins:
- a CDS encoding aspartate aminotransferase, which yields IPNLTAVKPLGAFYMLVNISKFGLSSTNFADRLLSKAEVAVVPGVAFGDDQTVRLSYATDLETIKTGLDRIEQFCRTI from the coding sequence CCATCCCGAATCTCACGGCGGTCAAACCGCTCGGCGCGTTCTACATGCTCGTCAACATTTCGAAGTTCGGTCTCAGCTCGACCAACTTCGCCGACCGCTTGCTCAGCAAAGCGGAGGTCGCCGTCGTTCCGGGAGTTGCTTTCGGCGACGACCAGACCGTGCGCCTCAGCTACGCGACCGACCTCGAGACCATCAAGACGGGGTTGGATCGCATCGAGCAGTTCTGCCGGACGATCTGA